The Engystomops pustulosus chromosome 2, aEngPut4.maternal, whole genome shotgun sequence genomic interval TTTCCTCTGCTTCATGTCTTCATTGTGTTCTCATCACAGACATCCTATGCATTACCTGCAGTGGGCTGACTGCAGTCTGCTACTACATGGACTAATCCCCTCTTCTAGTTTGCTGAGCACTTCACCTTCCTGGGCACACAGCTGGACGGCGCTGCATTGTCCTACACACACAGAAAGTCGTGTAGGATGTGTGACCCTATGGCGAGGCACAGCTGTTTGTGTGCTATATACTTGTTATTGTAAGTGTGACATTGTCGGTGCCGTGTGGAACTCCATGGCTAAACAGCCGGGCTCTACATGGATATGGGGCCGCAGTGCGCCGCATgtagccccctcctcccccgcacCGTATACCGGAGGAGCGGGTCACTCCGTCCCCCAGAGACAGCCCTCGTTTGTGGAAATGCGTCACATTCGGGGTGTCTCCAGCTGGCCTCCCTGTTTTGCTTCTCATCCCTTGGGCTGGGTCTATAAAGACTGTGAATGTGAGCGGTTTCCACACGGTAACTTATTGTTGTAATGCTATCGAACACCGGTGTGAATACATGGCAGGGGAAGTCACGTCCTGCTAGCGCCGTGAGCCATGTCTGGTGTGCTGGTGTACATTTCTTACATTGTTGTTTTGTATGTAGAGGGCAGCGAGAAAAACAAAATGTTACGTGTAAACCGCGTCTATGTACTAACTCCCCGTCTACTGTTGACGCCAGCCGCGCTTTAACCTGACTAGAGAACACACTgcttttttatactggggggcctacCAACGTCATCGTGCTGGCGCCGCCTCTTTGAGCTGATTGGCTGTTACTCTCTATTTTAGAACATCCCGGGTGCTGGCTGTGATTTCATTTGCTGCTACTTTACCCCGCCTCCTACTGGTGGTCCCGCCTTCCTTTTCGCAATTTAGTAAACCTCTTTACATTCATTTGAATGTCTCTGCCCGCCCACATTTTCTTATTGGATGTTGATAtttagaggggggggggctgatacAGGCTGCTTCCCTACAGTACAGATATGGGCAGAAAATACAGGAAAGTATAGCCGTATGCGGCGGCCATATTTTCTGTGGGCATGATGAGGGATTTCCTACCACAATAGCTATTGTTATGTGCGGTAGTCTGTTTGTTGTTTATATAGGGGTGGAAGACGTTCTTGTATAGGCGCTGCACAAGGAAGAAAGTAGGAAGTGCCTTGTCCGTACTCGGAATGGCTGCTGGAAGGCGCTTCATAGCCACCAGCGATGAGCAGAAGTAGCAGCCGGTTCTGTAGCCAGATGTTACTTTCTAGATGGTCAGATTAGTGATGACACACACGTCACATATGTTATGTGGTACCTGTAGAGTCACACACACACGGGTCACATATGTTATGTGGTACCTGTAGAGTcgcgcacacacacacgggtCACATATGTTATGTGGTACCTGTAGAGTCGCACACACACACGGGTCACATATGTTATGTGGTACCTGTAGAGTCGCACACACACACGGGTCACATATGTTATGTGGTACCTGTAGAGTCGCACACACACGGGTCACATATGTTATGTGGTACCTGTAGAGTCGCACACACACGGGTCACATATGTTATGTGGTACCTGTAGAGTCGCACACACACGGGTCACATATGTTATGTGGTACCTGTAGAGTCGCACACACACGGGTCACATATGTTATGTGGTACCTGTAGAGTCGCACACACACGGGTCACATATGTTATGTGGTACCTGTAGAGTCGCACACACACGGGTCACATATGTTATGTGGTACCTGTAGAGTCACGCACACACACGGGTCACATATGTTATGCGGTACCTGTAGAGTCACGCACACACACGGGTCACATATGTTATGCGGTACCTGTAGAGTCACGCACACACACGGGTCACATATGTTATGCGGTACCTGTAGAGTCGCATGCATGTTTCAGACTGGGAATGAAAAAAAGCAACATACAACCTGTGATTGACATGCAGATCTTATTTTCCCTTTCAGCCCTAACACAAAAAACAGGGTAGTCACATTCCATAGTCTCTGGTGTAATAGGTGGCCATTAAACACCCTTCCTCATGCCCCTTTACAGTCAGAAATGAATTTGAAATATATGATGCCCCTGCACCTATGTTTAACTCCCCTCACAAAAATAGACATTGATGTCAATAGACTTTTAATGGCTTTTTTTAGGGTTTGGGTGGAAAATTTGATGGAAACTGTAGAACAATTTTTTATGAAATAAAGGAAACCTTACAAAAATGGTCATGCCAGGGTCATGCCAGGGTCATGCCAGCAAGCTCATAAAATATACATGAAAAGTAGAGAGGATTTGTTCAGTCTTTCTATTGATTTATTACATGTTTTCCTTGAACACTTGTGTAGGAGGTGGAATTATCAGAGAAATTGGCTCTATGCTCTTAATTAATCTGAATGGAGAATTCAGTGGCCACCCAGGTAATTTATGGATGCCTTGCTCCTTCAGGATGAGAGACACACTTTGTACTAGTATTCTATGTAGGGGGTTCTAGCAATGGATTTATTTTACTAACGTTTAGTTAACTCTTGTCATTCTAGAGATTCTGAAAGAGTTGGATGACTACTATGAAAAATTCCGCCGCGAGTCTGATTCAATACAGAAGCGACGCCTGCTACAGTTCATTCAGAGGGCTCTCATACGTAGCCAAGAATTGGGTGATGACAAAATACAGATAGTAAGCCAGATGGTGGAACTGGTTGAAAACAGGACACGACAAGTGGACAGTCATGTGGAACTGTTTGAAACGTGCCAGGATCTAAATGACAGTACTAGTAATAGCAGTAAGAACGCCCAAGATAAGTCTAAAAATGAAGCTCTCTCTCAGACTGAGAAAGCCAGCAATAAAAGATCGAGGAGGCAGAGGAACAATGAGAATCGGGAAAATGCCACCATTAACCATGACCATGATGACCTTACGTCAGGAACACCCAAAGAAAAGAAGCCAAAAACTTCAAAGAAGAAAAAGAGATCAAAAGCTAAAGCTGAAAGAGAAGCATCGCCTGCAGATCTTCCTATTGACCCCAATGAGCCGACCTATTGCCTGTGTAATCAAGTTTCCTATGGGGAAATGATTGGTTGTGATAATGAAGAGTGTCCAATAGAATGGTTTCATTTCTCTTGTGTTGGACTCAACCATAAACCAAAAGGAAAATGGTACTGCCCTGAATGTAGAGGAGAAAATGAAAAAACCATGGGTAAAGCACTTGAGAAATCTAAAAAAGAGCGGGCATACAACAGGTAGTTCTGGAGGGAAGAATAAAGCATTGTATTTATTGCCCATACACACCTTGTGAAGGTGACAAGGTGGCacctctttcatttttttttttgtacccaaGTCTAGGGATATTCCTGTTAAAGTGACAGCAATAACATCACTTTATCCCATATTTTACGTCTACAAGCCTACCTAGTGAGCTGGTTTATTGTTCATGCCGTGCATGTCTTCTCATGTTCATAGTCTCAGGCACTTCTGGAATAGATGGTGACTGAGAACATATCAGTTATGGTGGATGTCTAATGCACTTCTAAACTACTTAAAAGCACTGTGTCCATCCACTAGTTTTCTCACAGCCCATTGTCTAGTTGGTTCTGTTTTCCCCACTACCTTATGGCATACAGATATGCCACGATATTTAATAACAGCGGATATCCCTAtcgattttgactttttttgtcaATAGCCACTGCTTTGTAATTTATTTCCGTACATCCCTTGTGAAGTATAAAAGTGACCCATGTTCTATGGCTGCATTATTATTCCAACAAACAGGATTTAAGACAAGTAGCTTATTTTTAAAGAGATGCAAAAAAACTGCATTTTACATGGCAAATATTTTATACTCGATTCTGGCCTGGGAACCAGAAGAGGCCATTTTAAAATAATTAACTATGTTTTTTATTCAACCAAACAGTGGTTTAGTAATGATTCGCATAGATCAAGCTTTATACAGTCACAGGTATTAGTGAGCAATCCTAATTTGTATAAATGTACATTTTAAGTGGCATTGCACTTGATGTATTATAATTGGAAATGCAGCTGATTGCCGTTGTATAGCCAATGTGCATTTCCTTCTGTATGTATGGAGATTGTACAGCTGTGATACTTAAAATAAATACAGATCTATggaaagttacatttttttgAATGTGTGCGTTTAGTTTTTTTATTGCATGCAAATGAAATGGGAAAGAATAATTATAGAAGACTTGGAATAACAGAAACATAGCGTATTACATGATAAACAATTATGGAAGACGTTAAGGTACAGAATTTAGCAGAAAAGTCACAATGCACAAGTACTTTATGTAGTTTCTGTGCTCTACTTGCACATAAGGAAAAGATTGGTCCCTTTACGCAAATATAGCACAACAATAATAAGAAATTGTGTGGAGCTCTTGCTGTCTGGAACCTAATCAAATATGGAAAAACAACAGTGTAAGAGTTATCGTGGGGCGCTAAACAAACACAACTACTTGAGCCCTTGTATGTAGGAGACCTTTAGTGGGGTCATACAAACCACGGTCCAGTGGACTGTGGTTTGTATGACCCCACTAGAGGTCTCCTACATACAAGAGCTCAAGTGGACCGTGGTTTGTATGACCCCACTAGAGGTCTCCTACATACAAGGGCTCAAGTGGTTGTGTTTGTTTAGCGCCCCACGATAACTCTTACACTGTTGTTTTTCCATATATGCTTTTACCGGAACCTTTGGTTTCGGGTATGTAGAGTTGTGGGAGCTGCTGTTTTTTACACACCAGGCCAATTCCTGATTGGAAAAACCAAGGACCGTTCCCCAAGAGTGGGAATTTATGCATAACCTTAAGTTTCTCACAAGGTGAGCACCTTCTATACTACCTTGAAAACTCAAGTACCTGGCTATATTACCTGAGGCGCTGTCCTCTGTTGTTCCCGTTTTTTCGGTTTCTGTGGAACCTAATCAAGTAATAGTTGGTGCTTAGATACAAAGgctcagaaaaaaaaataaattaaaaatgtccCACTGCTACACTATATGTGTACATGCATACCACGTCTTAACAACACCTACGGTAGATACAAACGGgcctctctgcccaatgtgatgGCTAGTGgagctctctggatgttggtaatttaataaactttagctctaggcttaaatgatcagctgtaacagttgtcaaaggtgtctacaatgaagcttaattgatgACCCCATATAAATAGAGTAAAAATCGTTAACACATTAGGTGTTGCCGCCTCCGaacatgcccgatctatcaaaatataataacgctttttcactgcgtttaaccccgtaatgaaaAATAGCGTCCAAAATAGAAAATGgccttttgccattttaaaaatataaaaagttcaataaaaggtgatcaaaaggtcctacagtccAAAGAATTGTAaccttgaaaacatcatcaaaagtagcaaaaaaaatgacaccacccacagccctgtacgccaaagtataaaaaaaaaggtatttgcgcgagaagatggcaaaataaaaattgggaggtttttaatttttaaatgtataaaaacattataaaacctatacaaagtgaaatccgtaaaatccaagcccacaagaaaatggcgcaaatgcgttttttcaccaatttcattgcatttggaattttttcctgcttcctagtacacggcatggaatgttaaataccaccattttgaatttgttacgcagaaagcaaGCCATCACGCAGccctgtacatgggaaaataaaaaagttctagttttataggaggggagtgaaaaattaaaaggaAAAAGTGCTGCAgcgggaaagggttaaaggacatctaccattcatcaaaaagctacaaagAGCTAAAGATACAAAAAAAGTTTACCTGATGGTAAATGCTTACAACTCACCTCCCCGTTGCCAGTAATcttatggtagatgtcttttaaaggccatataccatcaaaataaagcatcatAAACCAGGAACCCATAGATCAGACATTGCAAGGGTTGAAATGCTGAGGGATTGGGGGGAGGGTGACATGGTGTAatggcctgtgaagctgcagaatgGTGGGGTGTTAGTAACACCCCCCAGACcacttctgcctcattagcataaaggttgattttggaaggaggctgtggataacaaatataagattaccatagtGACTGGATCTATTGGTAAGTGTTCCTGGTGTTTCATGCTGGATTTTTATGTGCAGTGACAGCTGGAAGCCATTTAgaggctcccatagctgtcaaTAGTGATCAGGGCTTAATTAAGAGGGGGCGCGCCACCGGgggccccaccactttgcccttataggggcctccaccaaatgtgggcgatgcAACTGGCCTATTCGCCCACTGAGTCCGGACTGACTGGGCCGTAACTTGCAGACATGGTCGACATAAGCCTATGGCAgagcaaggaaacaaaaagttccTTGCTCTGCCATTTGACGTTCAGTGGTTAACCAAGACGGCGGCACCCTGGCagcagggtgccgccatcttggtacatCTCCGAGGTTAACCGCGAAGGAAGAAGACTAGGATCGGGGGAACGGAGGAAGgtgaagtacaattttattattttaccttggactgtatatagttaatatgtgGGGCTATGTAGTTGGTTAATATAGgagatgtgtatatagttataatagcgggactgtatatagttattatagtggggtaCATATAATTtagtgggggactgtatatagttgttatagagggactgtatatagttaatgctggggtgcatatagtgattactgggggcttcatatagttattgttagggagctgtatatactgattgctggtgggctgtatatatttattactggaggggccgtatatagtgattactgggggagctgtctatagtgattgctgggggctgtatatagtgattactgggggagctgtatatagttaaagggggttgtatatagcgatttctgtttcctgtctggactacattcaatgggggcccccaccaaccttaaaccGGCCCTGTTAATaattctatattacagtctgtctgAGACTATAATATAGTAGCAGTATATCTACAACATActcctgtattgcagtatattgtataagtgattccCCTTGagttcaaaaaataaaatattttaaaaatatataaagagaaaaaaaatttcaaatccccCCACtttacacatataaaaataaataaacaagtaaagcCATAAACATATTGAGTAACGCTACGtttccaatctattaaaatataaaaacatttattcctgacgatataccgtatatactcgagtataagccgacccgagtataagccgagacccctaattttaccaccaaaaactggaaaaacctattgactcgagtataagccgagggtgtagtatacagccagcctgccccctgtagtataaagccagcctgccccctgtagtatatagccagcctgccccaatagtagtatacagcctgcccccagtatgccaagtgaataaaaaaaccaaacttaatactcaccctccgacgatactcatctttgatgctcggcacggctcccggtcctcggcggtggctcccggtcctggcggcggcttccgaacctcggtggcagctcctctcttcactggcggctcctggTCTCTTTGCTtatgggcgcacactatgatacggcagtgtcgccgccgatgacgtcatcagcggcgacagcgccgcatcttagtgtgcgcccgtcggcagatcgcagggacgcgactgccggctagcgaagtaagcaaagagaccgggagccgccagtgaagaaagaagagaggagcggagccgctgccgagaatcgggagctgccgccgaggatccggacaccggagggtgagtattttttttttttttttagttgactcgtgtataagccgaggtgaggtttttcagcacattttttgtgctgaaaatctcggcttatacacgagtatatacggtatatataatggaaaatagtgcctagATGTCCGAATTTTTTATCATTAAGCTTCCaataaaatttttcataaaaagtgatgaaaaagttgTATAGATTTCAAACTAGTATCAATGAGAACATCATCACATCccacaaacaatgacaccttacacagctctgtacactgaagtataaaaaaaagttatgggtgtcagaatatggcgatgTGAGGCATTTTCTTATTAATGcaaggttttaaaaaaatttttaaaggtATTGAGGAATaactaaataaatttggtatcactgataCAAAAAATTTGTAGTTGTCACCTGAACTGCACATTGGAAGCTGTACAAATTAAACCCATCAGAATATGGCATAactgtgttttttggttttttttttttttttttttgccaaaaccGCCacctttgaatttttttccccagctTCCCAGAACATGACACAGAGTATTCAATGGTGCCACTACAAAATAAAATTTCTCTTGCATATAACAAGCCAACCTACAGCTTTGTAaactaaaaaaatctaaaattgatGGCTTGTGCAAAGAGTGGAGTGACAAACTGAAAAATGTGAAAActtggtcttgaaggggttaagcaaaGGAGTCTGCCCACTTGCACTCATTACAGCTGACTTATGGAGGTCAGAATAAAAATACTACAGCTATCCGTGCAGGATGTCCACgatcctatttaaaaaaaaaaaaaatcacagggcATGGATGAGGGAGAACCTGAATAAAATTATAGATGGAAACTAGAT includes:
- the ING1 gene encoding inhibitor of growth protein 1 isoform X3; its protein translation is MLWLLSSPSADCTRLQAEEILKELDDYYEKFRRESDSIQKRRLLQFIQRALIRSQELGDDKIQIVSQMVELVENRTRQVDSHVELFETCQDLNDSTSNSSKNAQDKSKNEALSQTEKASNKRSRRQRNNENRENATINHDHDDLTSGTPKEKKPKTSKKKKRSKAKAEREASPADLPIDPNEPTYCLCNQVSYGEMIGCDNEECPIEWFHFSCVGLNHKPKGKWYCPECRGENEKTMGKALEKSKKERAYNR
- the ING1 gene encoding inhibitor of growth protein 1 isoform X1; protein product: MLNPTNGDHTHMVNYVEDYLDSIESLPFDLQRNVSLMREIDAKYQEILKELDDYYEKFRRESDSIQKRRLLQFIQRALIRSQELGDDKIQIVSQMVELVENRTRQVDSHVELFETCQDLNDSTSNSSKNAQDKSKNEALSQTEKASNKRSRRQRNNENRENATINHDHDDLTSGTPKEKKPKTSKKKKRSKAKAEREASPADLPIDPNEPTYCLCNQVSYGEMIGCDNEECPIEWFHFSCVGLNHKPKGKWYCPECRGENEKTMGKALEKSKKERAYNR
- the ING1 gene encoding inhibitor of growth protein 1 isoform X2 produces the protein MFSLNTCVGGGIIREIGSMLLINLNGEFSGHPEILKELDDYYEKFRRESDSIQKRRLLQFIQRALIRSQELGDDKIQIVSQMVELVENRTRQVDSHVELFETCQDLNDSTSNSSKNAQDKSKNEALSQTEKASNKRSRRQRNNENRENATINHDHDDLTSGTPKEKKPKTSKKKKRSKAKAEREASPADLPIDPNEPTYCLCNQVSYGEMIGCDNEECPIEWFHFSCVGLNHKPKGKWYCPECRGENEKTMGKALEKSKKERAYNR